In the Bacillus amyloliquefaciens DSM 7 = ATCC 23350 genome, CCCGAGAATCGTGGAAAATGCTAAGCCGCTTCCGAATGTCACATATACGGAAATCTGCAATCTTGCCTATCAAGGAGCGAAAGTCATTCATCCGCGCGCGGTGGAGATCGCCATGCAGGCAAAGGTGCCGATCCGAGTGCGCTCCACTTATTCAAAAGACAAAGGCACTTTGGTGACGTCTCATCATTCGTCCAAGGTCGGCAGCGATGTGTTCGAACGGCTGATCACGGGGATCGCCCATGTAAAAGATGTGACGCAATTTAAGGTTCCAGCCAAAATGGGGCAATACAATGTTCAGACAGAAGTCTTTAAAGCAATGGCGAATGCCGGCATCAGCGTGGATTTCTTTAACATTACGCCGAGTGAAATCGTATATACCGTAGCCGGCAGTAAAACGGAAGCCGCGCGCGGCATTTTGGCCGAATTAGGCTATGAGCCGACAGTGACGGAAAGCTGTGCGAAAGTGTCAGTGGTCGGTGCCGGAATAATGGGTGTGCCGGGCGTGACGTCAAAAATCGTCTCAGCACTTTCGGATAAAGGCATTCCGATTCTGCAATCTGCCGACAGCCATACGACGATCTGGGTGCTCGTTCATGAAAAAGATATGGTAACAGCCGTAAATGCGCTGCATGAAGTGTTTGAACTTTCAAAGTAAATGTGATTGAATCATGATGAGGTGAAAAAAATGAATGTCGGAAATATATCTACAGCGATGATTACCCCCTTTGACAGTAAAGGGAATGTAGACTTTCAAAAACTGTCTACATTAATCGACTATTTGTTGAAAAACGGCACGGATTCTTTAGTCGTCGCAGGAACGACCGGCGAATCTCCGACACTTTCAACGGAAGAAAAAATTGCACTCTTTGAATTTACAGTCAAAGAAGTGAACGGACGAGTGCCTGTTATTGCGGGTACGGGAAGCAACAATACGAAAGACTCCATCAAACTGACAAAAAAAGCTGAAGAAGCCGGCGTTGATTGTGTGATGCTTGTCACGCCGTATTATAATAAGCCTTCACAAGAGGGCATGTACCGTCATTTTAAGGCGATAGCTGAAGAAACGTCTCTTCCTGTTATGCTTTACAACGTGCCGGGCAGAACGGTCGCTTCACTTGCGCCGGAAACGGCCATCAGACTTGCGGAGATTCCGAATATCTCTGCGATTAAAGAAGCAAGCGGCGATCTTGATGCCATTACGAAAATCATTGCCGAAACGCCGGAAGATTTTTATGTCTATTCAGGTGATGACGGGTTAACGCTTCCTATTCTTGCAGTCGGCGGAAGAGGGGTCGTGTCAGTGGCCAGCCATATCGTAGGTTCTGACATGCAGCAGATGATTAAAAACTATACGAACGGGCAGACGGCAACCGCGGCACTGATTCATCAGAAGCTTCTGCCGATCATGAAGGAGCTCTTTAAAGCGCCGAACCCGGCTCCGGTCAAAACGGCGCTTCAGCTGAAGGGACTTGATGTCGGATCTGTGCGTCTTCCTCTTATCCCGCTGAATGAAGATGAACGTCTGAGCCTGAGCAGCGTCATCAGCGAACTGTAAGAAAAATTTATACAGTTAAAATACGCGGTCATTCTCATTTTTATCGTGAGTTTGACCGTTTTGTCTACATATTGGTTTTCCCTAAACCTTCCGCTTCTTCTTGTTTTCTAAAATTGATATCAGTTATAATAGGAACAAGTGATGATGGACGGGTATGAGACTAGGAGGATACAGATTTTGAAAAAGAAAAATACAGAAAACGTCAGAATTATCGCCCTTGGCGGTGTCGGAGAAATTGGGAAGAACCTATAT is a window encoding:
- the dapG gene encoding aspartate kinase, producing the protein MKIIVQKFGGTSVKDDKGRKLALAHIKDAISEGYKVIVVVSAMGRKGDPYATDSLIGLLYGSQSDISPREQDMLLSCGETISSVVFTSMLKENGIKAAALTGAQAGFLTNAQHTDAKIIEMKTERLFETLASHDAVVVAGFQGATEKGDTTTIGRGGSDTSAAAIGAAVDAEFIDIFTDVEGVMTADPRIVENAKPLPNVTYTEICNLAYQGAKVIHPRAVEIAMQAKVPIRVRSTYSKDKGTLVTSHHSSKVGSDVFERLITGIAHVKDVTQFKVPAKMGQYNVQTEVFKAMANAGISVDFFNITPSEIVYTVAGSKTEAARGILAELGYEPTVTESCAKVSVVGAGIMGVPGVTSKIVSALSDKGIPILQSADSHTTIWVLVHEKDMVTAVNALHEVFELSK
- the dapA gene encoding 4-hydroxy-tetrahydrodipicolinate synthase; this translates as MNVGNISTAMITPFDSKGNVDFQKLSTLIDYLLKNGTDSLVVAGTTGESPTLSTEEKIALFEFTVKEVNGRVPVIAGTGSNNTKDSIKLTKKAEEAGVDCVMLVTPYYNKPSQEGMYRHFKAIAEETSLPVMLYNVPGRTVASLAPETAIRLAEIPNISAIKEASGDLDAITKIIAETPEDFYVYSGDDGLTLPILAVGGRGVVSVASHIVGSDMQQMIKNYTNGQTATAALIHQKLLPIMKELFKAPNPAPVKTALQLKGLDVGSVRLPLIPLNEDERLSLSSVISEL